Proteins from a genomic interval of Zingiber officinale cultivar Zhangliang chromosome 1B, Zo_v1.1, whole genome shotgun sequence:
- the LOC122025486 gene encoding 60S acidic ribosomal protein P2B-like → MKIVAAYLLVVLGGNPNPSADDIRSILESVGAEAEDKRINHFLAEVKGKDITEVIAAGWEKFASVPSCGSVAAIGVAAPGSGGAGGAPAAEEPKKEEKVEEKEESDEGMELYPRISKNFDIKVFTNCRFGMMSWAVLAVTYCIK, encoded by the exons ATGAAAATTGTGGCGGCTTATCTCCTGGTCGTCCTCGGCGGCAACCCCAACCCCTCCGCCGATGATATCAGATCCATCCTTGAATCAG TGGGAGCGGAGGCAGAGGATAAGAGGATTAACCACTTCCTCGCGGAAGTCAAGGGCAAGGACATAACGGAAGTCATCGCTGCCGGCTGGGAGAAGTTCGCTTCTGTGCCCTCCTGTGGCTCTGTGGCTGCCATCGGGGTCGCCGCCCCTGGTAGCGGCGGCGCGGGCGGCGCCCCAGCTGCAGAGGAGcctaagaaggaggagaaggtggaggagaaggaggaaTCCGACGAG GGCATGGAACTGTATCCTCGTATCAGCAAAAACTTTGACATCAAGGTTTTTACAAACTGCCGATTTGGTATGATGTCCTGGGCTGTTCTTGCCGTCACATATTGCATCAAATAG